From the Deinococcus gobiensis I-0 genome, the window CAGGGCGTGGCTCACGGCGGCGATCTTCAGGGCGCGGGGGATGCCGAAGCGCGCCGGGATGCTCTTGACGCCGTTGGCGAGGTCGAAGCGGTAGTCCATCGTCGCGTAGATCACGTCCAGCCCGACCATCCAGAAGATGACGACCGCCCACAGCGCCCAGGCCGGCGGGTCGAAGTGCCCGGTCACGGCGATCCAGCCGCCCGCCGCCGCCGCCCCGTCGGTGATGCCCAGCCACACGTGGCACAGCCAGGTGTAGCGCTTGGTGTACGGGTAGCCGATCAGAAAGACCAGGGCGAGTGGCAGCAGCACCAGACACAGCGGGTTGAGCTGCGCCGCCGCGAAGGCCAGCACGACCACGCTGAGGCCCACCAGGGTCCAGGCCTGCGCGGGCGAGACCTTGCCGCTGGGCACCTCGCGGCCGGCGGTACGCGGGTTGCGCGCGTCGATGAAGCGGTCGATGACCCGGTTGGCACCCATCGCCGCCGTGCGGGCCGCCGCCATCGCCACCGTCACCCAGATCAGGGTGTGCCAGCCGGGCCAGCCGGTGCCGCGCGCGCTCATGCTCGCCAGCAGCATCCCGGCGTAGGCGAAGGGCAGCGCGAACACGGTGTGTTCGAACTTCACCAGTTCCAGATAGGTCTTGATCCGTCCCGTAGCGCTCACCACGCCCCGCCTGTCCACTCGGCGCTGCCTGCCCACTCGACGCTTCTCACAGCCACGCAGCATAGCGGCCCGGCGAGGGTGGGCGCTCAGAAGCACTCACAATCGCCGGGCCGCCGGGGCCGCGCGGGCTTATTTGGGCTGCGCCAGACGGTCGAGCACCAGACGGCTGACGCCCTTGAGCGTCTCGAAGACGCCGACGCCCTGGCTGGCCGAGGACTCGTACATGGGCAGCTCGCGCTTGGGGTCGATGACCGCGCGGATCATGTCCACCGGCAGCGCGCCGGGCACGTCGCGCTTGTTGACCTGGAGCACGATGGGCACGTCGCGGATGTCGATGCCGTGCTCCTGGAGGTTCTCGCGCAGGTTGCGCATGCTCTCGGCGTTGGCGCGCAGGCGGTTGGGCGAGCTGTCGGCCACGAACACGATGCCGTCCACGCCGCGCAGGATCAGCTTGCGGCTGGCGTTGTAGAAGACCTGTCCCGGCACGGTGTAGAGGTGGAAGCGGGTCTTGAAGCCCTGCACGCTGCCGAGATCGAGCGGCAGGAAGTCGAAGAACAGCGTGCGCTCGTCCTCGGTCGCCAGGGAGACCATCTCGCCGCGCTGGTGGCCGGGCACGCGGCCGAACACGTACTTGAGGTTGGTGGTCTTGCCGCACATGCCGGGGCCGTAGTAGACGATCTTGCAGTTGATCTCGCGGGCAGCGAAGTTGATGGTGCTCAAGGGGGGGCTCACCTCCGGTGAGGCGCGCGGGGACGCGCGAAAAGGCAAAGGAAACGCGGACAGCAGGCGGTCGGGAGGGACGCTTAGCCCAGGAGGTCGTCGAGCAGCGCGCTGGCCCCCTTGGAAAAGTCGTCGCCCAGTTCCGGCTGGGGCGCGTCGGCCAATTCGTCGAGAATCTCCCCGATCTTGGGGATGGTCTTGCGGGCGTACACCTTGACCTTGCCCAGCGCCACACTGCTGTCGAAGATGAGGGTCAGCAGCGCCTGATCCCCGACCGACTCCACGTACAGCGTGCCGTTCTCGCCCTGGTGGGTCTGTTCGGAGAAAGTGCGTTCGCCCAGCATGTTCGCCAGCGCGGCGGTCGCGGCGGCGTTGCTGGCGACCAGCGTGGCGACGCTGTCGAGCGCGGGTGGGCGGGGCGCCCACAGGGCTTCTTTGTGCGACAGCACGAAGCCCTTGCGGTCGACAAGCAGGCAATAGCGGACTCCGGTGGCGGCCAGCAGTTCTTCGAGGTGCTGGTCCACCCGGGCGAACGCGTCGCCGTAAAGGTCAAGCGAAGGCTCAATCATGGCCCCCCAACTCTAAGGGCCGGCGTCGCACAAACCTCTGACGCGCCCCTTGCTCTGCGCCCGCCGCCTCCCCGGACTCACCCGCCGCCGCTGCCCGTGCGGATACACTCGCCCGCGTGACGGCAGGCGGGACAACGGGAAGGAAGGCGGCGCTCCTGGCGCTGATGCTGGGACTGCTGGGCGCGGCGCAGGCCCGCACGGTCGCCGTCGGCGGCGTGGCGCAGGCCCCGGCGGTGGATTCGCGGCTGCTCGCGGGCGGCGAGGCGCTGGCGGTGTGGACGCTGCCGCGCCTGGGCGTGAGCGTGCGCAACGACCCGCGCGACCTGCGGCTGCTGTACGGCGCCCGCGAACTGCGCTACGCGCCGGGCGGCGGCGGCCAGGGCGGCGGCTGGCGCGCGGTCGGCCTGCGCGTTCCCGCCGGTCTGGCCGCTCCGCAGAGCGTGAACGGCAGCCTGTACGTGCCCCTGGCGGCGCTGCGGGCCCTGGGCGTACGCGTGCTGAGCGAGGCCCCTGACGTGCTGGACTTCGCCGCTCCGGCCCTGGTCCCGGCCGCGACCCTTCCCCCCTCGCCGGACCTGGCGACGGCCACGGCCACGGCAGCCCCGCCCGCACCGAGCGCGTCGCCTGCTCCGGCCCGGCCCAGCACGCCCGCGCCGGTCACGGCGGCCCCGGCCCCCACCTCCGCGCCGGCCTCGCCTGCGCCCGGCTCCAGTCCGGTCACGGCGGCTCCCGCTGCCGCGACCACCCTGTCCACCGTGCGTATCGGCCGCGAACTGCACCGCAACGTGGAGGTGCAGCGGGTCGTGCTGGAACTCAGCGCGGCGGCGGCCTACACGGTCACGCGCGACCGCAGCGGCCTGAGCCTGACCCTCGCCGGGGTCGCGGCCACGCCGGTCCACCAGACCCTCAACTCGGGCGACACCCTCAGCGTCACGCCGGGAAGCGGCGGCGTGGCCGTGCGCCTGAACACGGGCGGGGGCAGCAGCGAGGTCTTTACCCTCGACAATCCGGCGCGCGTGGTGATCGACACGACGACCCAGCTCGACACCCGCGTGCCGCCTCCCATCGACCCCGAGGCCCTGCCGCCGGGCGTGACCTACCGCAACAAGGGCTACCTGCACCTCCTGAGCTTCGACCCCGCGCTGTACCAGCCGCGCGTGGTGAGTGCGCCTGCCGGCCGCGCCCTGGGGCTCTCGGCGCTGGTGGGGAGCGTGCGTGGGGTCGCCGGGGTCAACGGCGGCTACTTCGACCCGGCGACCGCCCTGCCGGTGGACCTCGTGGTCTCGGGCGGCCTGATGACCGCGCCCAGCCTGGAAAAGCGCGCCACCGTGGGCTTCACGGCCACCGGCGCCACGCTGGTCGGCTATCCCCGGCCCCGTTACGTGCTGAGTGGCCCGTTCGGCAGCGTCACCGTGAACACGGTCGGCCCCCGCGCGCGCGCCGACCTGCTCACGGCCTTCGTGGGCGACGGGCGCACGGCGGTCGGGGCCGACGGCCTGACCACGCTGTATGTCGTGCCCGGCGCAGGCACGGTCGCCTCGGCCCTGAGTGGGCGGGTCACGCCTCCGGCCGGCACGCTGGCCCTGACCTTCGACCCCTCGCGCTACCCGCAGCTGCCGCGCGCGGCCGGGGCCACCCTGAACGCCGCGCTGGCCTGGCGCGCCGAGGACGCGCCCTGGGACAGCGCGCAGGACGCCCTGAGCGCCGGGCCGCTGCTCGTGCAGGGCGGGCAGGTGGCGCTGAACCCGGCCCGCGAGCAGTTCAACACCTCGGCCGGCATCTGGCGCGCGACCCGGCAGGTGGCGCTGGGCACCCTGAACGGCCAGCCCACCATCGCCTACTTCGAGCACGGCACGCCCGAGGCTTTCGCGGCGGCGCTGGCCGCCTCGGGCGTACGCGACGCGGTGCGCATGGACAGCGGCAGCAGCGCGGCGGCGTATGTCACCGGCGGCTACGGCAACCTGGGCGGCTACCTCAACACGGTCTGGGGCCAGAACGTGCCCAACGCGGTCGTGTTCGTGCCGCGCGCGGCGGCCATGGCCCAGGCCGGCAAGGCGCCTTGAGCCGGAGCCGCACCCCCCGTCGCCCACCCCCCAGAGCCCCGTCGGCCCGGTTCACCGCGACCGGCCGCCCGAAGCGCCGCCGCCACGCCTTCGGGTGGTTCAGCGTGGCCCTGCGGATCGGGCTGGTGCTGCTGCTGCTGCTGTGGGGCCTGATCCTGTGGCACCGCCTGGGTTAGGCCGGGTCCAGGCGCGCGGCGAGCCAGGCGCTCAGGGCGGGCGCGTCCATCGGCCGGGCGAGGTGGTAGCCCTGGCCGTAGCCGCAGCCCAGGTCGCGCAGGGCGTCGAGCTGCGCCGGGGTCTCGATGCCTTCGGCCACGACGGTGAGGTTCAGGCTGCGCGCCATCTCGACGATGGACCGGACGATGCCCGGAAACTGCGCCGAGGTCGCCACGAAGGCCCGGTCCACCTTGAGCATCGAGAGCGGCAGGTGCTGCAACTTGGCGAGGGACGAGTAGCCCCGGCCGAAATCGTCGGCGGCGACGCCCACCCCGTCGCGCAGCAGGTCACGCAGCAGGACGTTGGCGCGGCGGTGGTCTTCCATGAACAGGCTCTCGGTGATCTCGACGACCAGGGCGCTCGGAGGGAGGCCGGTCTCCTCCAGCGTGGCCCGCAGCTGCCCCGGAAATCCGTTGCCCGCGAAATGCTGCGCCGAGAAGTTCACGGCCAGGGTCCGTACCCGCCCGGCGCGGATCAGCGGCCAGACCTGCCGGGCGGCCTCCCGCAGCACCCACAGGTCGATGCATTTCACGCTGCCCTGGGCCTCGGCCATCGAGATGAACTCGTCCGGCTGGATCAGGCCGTAGCGGGGGTGCTGCCAGCGCACCAGGGCCTCGACCCCCGGCACCTCGCCCGCCCCGCCGAGCGCCACGACCGGCTGGAACATCACCGACAGCTCGCCGCGCTCGGCCGCGCCCGGCAGGTCGTCCTCCAGGTCCTGCAGGAGCGACTGCCGGGCACGCATCCAGGGTTCGAAGACGCGCACGCCGCCGCGCCCGCTGCGCTTGCCGGTGTACATCGCCATGTCGGCCTCGTCGAGGAGGTCTCGCAGCTCGCACCCGGCGGTCCAGGCGTGGGTGACGCCGATGCTCAGGCCCACCTGCACGGCCCGCCCGCCCAGCGTGAAGGGCCGCAGCAGCTCGGCCATCAGCGTTTCGGCCAGCTGCCGCGCCTGCGCGGGCGACACCCCGCCGAGCAGCACCACGAACTCGTCGCCGCTCAGGCGGCACAGCGGCGCGCCGGGCGGCAGGCCCCGGCGCAGGCGTCCGGCGAGCTGTTGCAGCAGCAGGTCGCCGCCCCCGTGCCCGAAACGGTCGTTGATGCGCTTGAAGTGGTCGAGGTCCACCATCAGCAGGGTCAGCAGCGGCAGGCCGTCCTGGGCCTCGTCCGGCCCGGCACTTCCGTCTGCCGACCACCCGGCGCGCCGTTCGGCAAACCACTGCTGGAGCTGGGCGCGGTTGGGCAGACCGGTGAGGGTGTCGTGCATGGCCGTGTGGCGCAGGTGGTCGTTGATGGCCTGCAACTCGGCCGTGCGTTCGCGTACCCGCGCCTCCAGCTCGGCCGAGTGCTCCAGGAGCCGGCGTTCCAGGACGCGGCGCTCGGTCACGTCGGTCGTGAAGCTCACCGTACCGACCACCTCGCCGCCGCGCCAGAAGGGCTGCTTGCTCATGCGCAGGCTCATGGGCCGGCCCGCCAGCATGAGGTCGATCTCGCCGACCGCCGCCCGGCCGGTGCTCAGGGCCTCGTGGTCGAGCCGCTCGACCAGGGCCATGAGCTCGGGCGGAAACATCTGCGTGCTGTCCTGCCCGGTCAGGTCGTCGCTGTCGGCGGGGCGGTCGGCATAGCTGTTCAGGGCGGAGTTGTTCAGGATGAACCGCCCCTCCAGGTCCTTGATGGTGATGCCCACCATGCTCTGCTCGCACAGCCCGCGCAGCAGGTCGGCCTGTTCGAGCGAGCGCGCGTAGCTGGTGGTCTGGGCGGTCACGTCGCGGATCAGGCCCATCAGGCGGGTGGGCCCGCCCAGGTGCATCTCGGGCGGGGGACAGAAGCCGCTGAAATGGCACCAGCGCTGCTCGCCGGGCGCGTAGGTCAGGGGGTATTCCACATCGAAGCAGCCCCCCTCCTCCACGACCTGCCGCAGCGAGGCGTCGAGCAGCGCGCCGTCCTCTCGCGACAGGCCCGCCCACAGCACCCCGGCGTCCCACTTGCCCAGATGGGCGTCGTCGATATACAGCATGACCCTGGGCTGGCCGACCTCGGCGTGCCAGAACAGCACGCGGCGTTCACGCAGAAGATCCAGCACCTCCTGAAGACTCAGCTCCAGGTCAGTACTCAGGTGGGGGCGGGGCACTTGCGTCCTCATGGCTCTGATCGGCTCCTTGGCGGCGCAATTCCGGGTCGCGCCGGAGGATGGGCAGCGGTGCCGACAGGATACTGCCCGGCACGGGTGGGCGCGGCGCAGACAGCCCTAGATAGGGCGCAGGCGAACTCCCCCAGCCGTCGCCGGGGGAGCAAATTCGCCGTATGGCGCACCCTGTAGGACTCGAACCTACGACCGACCGCTTAGAAGGCGGTTGCTCTATCCAGCTGAGCTAAGGGTGCGGACAAAAAAGCTCCCGCCGGGGGAGCCTCTTGTGATTCTGGAGCGGGATCACGGATTCGAACCGAGGCCAGAAGCTTGGAAGGCTGCTGTGCTACCACTACACCAATCCCGCACATCTGGAGAGCCACTGTGGTCGAGGCGACAGGATTCGAACCTGCGACCCCTTGGTCCCAAACCAAGTGCGCTACCGGCCTGCGCTACGCCTCGGGCCTGACTCTCGCGGGACGAACTATAGCAGAGCCGGAGGCCGGTGGTGTTCATGTGCCGCTTCGCCTTCATCAGAGGTCAATCTGACGGCCCTCTCACGCTTTAAGAGTTAAAGTGCCGCCATGGAATACCGGAACCTCGGCAAGAGTGGTCTGAAGGTCAGTGAAGTCGCCCTGGGCGGCTGGGAAACCTACGGCGTGAACGTCAACGAAGGCCAGATGGTGCGTGAGATCGTGACCAAGGCCTACGACCTGGGGGTCAACTTCTTCGATCAGGCCGACGTGTACGCGCGCGGCAAGTCCGAGGAACTCATGGGGGCCGTGCTGCGCGAGTTCCCCCGCAACACGCTCGTCATCTCCAGCAAGGTCTTCTGGCCGATGAGCGACCACGTCAACGACCGGGGCCTGTCGCGCAAGCACGTGCTGGAGAGCATCGACGGCAGCCTCAAGCGCCTGGGCACCGACTACCTCGACATCTACTTCGCGCACCGCTACGACCCCGACGTGCCGATGGAAGAAATCGTGATGGCCTTCGATCAGGTCATCCGCGACGGCAAGGCGCTGTACTGGGGCACCTCGATGTGGCCCGCCGCCCGCATCGCCCAGGCGGTCGAGTTCGCCAAGGCCCACGGCCTGCACGCCCCCGTGACCGAGCAGCCCGAATACTCGATGATCCGCCGCGAGCGCGTCGAGGGCGAGATCCTGCCCTACACCGAGGGCGCGGGCGTGGGCCTGGTCGTCTGGAGCCCGCTGGCGATGGGCCTGCTGACCGGCAAATACGACGAGGGCAAGCCCGAGGGCGCGCGCCTCACCGAGAAGGACAACTGGGGCAAGAACTTCCTGACCGACGAGAACATCGCCAAGGTGCGGGACCTCAAGCCCATCGCCGACGGCCTGGGCATCACCCGCGCGCAGCTCGCCCTGGCGTGGATCCTGCGCCAGAAGGGCGTGAGCAGCGTGATCACCGGGGCCACCAAGGTCTCGCAGATCGAGGACACCGTCAAGGCGGCGGGCGTGCGCCTGAGCGAGGGCGACATCCAGAAGATCGAGGAGATTCTGAAGCGCTGAGTACAGCCCACAGGTAGGCGAGAGAACCGGGGGCTGAGGCTCCCGGTTTTTCCGTGTGTTACGGAGACTGCAATCTTCGGCGCACGGTGCCGCCCCCCACGCCCCCTATGCTGGCCGGGTGAATGCTATCGAGACGCGCGAACTGCGCAAGGTCTACCGGGGCCGGGCGGTGGTGGACGGCCTGAGCCTGACGGTCGGGGAGGGCGAGGTCTTCGGCTTTCTCGGCCCCAACGGCGCGGGCAAGAGCACGACGGTCAAGATGCTGCTGGGACTGGTGCTGCCCAGCGGCGGCGAGCTGCGCGTGCTGGGCGGCAGCCCCGCCGATCCGGACGTGCGCGCCCGCCTGGGCTTTTTGCCCGAGCAGTTCCGGTTCCAGACCTGGATGACCGGCGAGGAGTTCCTGAATTTCCACGGTCGGCTGGCGGGCCTGTCGGCGGCCGAACGCCGGACGCGCATTCCGCAGGTGCTGGAGACGGTGGGCCTGGGCGGGCGCGGGCGCGAGACCCTGAGCGGCTACTCGAAGGGCATGCTCCAGCGTGTGGGGCTGGCCGGGGCGATCCTGGCGCGGCCCAGGCTGGTGTTTCTGGACGAACCGACGAGCGCCCTGGACCCCATCGGGCGGGTCGAGGTGCGCGAGATCATCGAGTCGCTGCGCGGACAGGGGGTCGCGGTGTTCCTGAACTCGCATCTGCTGTCGGAGGTCGAGCAGGTGTGCGACCGCGTGGCCTTCGTCAAGCAGGGGCGGGTATTGCGCGGCGGCACCATGCGCGAACTCATGGGCGGGGTCGTGCCGGTGGACCTGCGCCTGGACCGCCTGCCGGACGGCCTTCAGGAGCGGCTCGCGCGGCTGGGCGAGGTGCGCCACATCGACACGGCCCTACACAGCCGGGTGGGTATCGAGCTATGGCTGGACCGGGAGGACGGGGTGCCGGCCGTGGCCGACGCCATCCACGCCAGCGGCGCGCGGCTGTACGCCCTGACGCCGCGCCGCCCCGACCTGGAAACCATGTTCCTGGAACTCATCGAGGACGCGCCGCGACCGCCGGAGCCCGCGCGTGCCCAGGAGGCCCACCGTGCGTAGTGCCCTGCTCATCGCCGAACTCTCGCTGCGCGAGGCGACGCGCAAACGCCTGGTCAGTGTGCTGCTCATCCTCAGCGCACTGTTCGTGGGCTTCTACCTGTATGGGGTGTTCCGGCTCAATGCCCAGCTCGACGACCGGGCCGCCGCCGCCGGGCTCGACGGGCGCAACCTGAACTCGCTGAGCAATGCCGGGGTCATGTACGCCACCCTCTTCGGGATGTACCTCGTGTTCTTCCTGGGCGCGCTGATGTCGGTGCTGGCGACCGTCTCGGCGGTCAGCGGCGACATCGAGAGCGGCGTCATGCAGAGCGTCCTGGCACGGCCGGTGGGCCGCGCCGGGCTGGTGCTGGGGCGCTGGCTGGGGTTCACGGTGGTCAACGTGGGCTACGTCGCCCTGCTCAGCGCCGCGATCCTGGGGGGCATCTACGCCATCACCGGCTACCTGCCGCCCGAACCGCTGCCGGCGGTGGGCCTGATCCTGCTGGCGGTCACGCTGCTCACCGGCCTGACGGTGCTGGGCAGCACGCTGTTCACCACCCTCGCCAACGGCATCGGGGTGTTCGTGCTGTACGGCGTGGGCTTTACCGGCGGCATTTTGGGCAGCATCGGCTCGGTGGCCGACAGCCCGACCCTCGCCACGCTGGGGCGTTTCGCCAACGCGCTGATGCCCACCAACGCCCTGTGGCTGGGGGCCAGCTACCACCTGCAACCCGACATCCTGCGCCAGCTCGGCGCGGCGGCGCGCGGCACCAACCCTTTCGTGGGCAGCGCGCCCACCCCCACCGGCCTGCTCGTGTGGGCCGCCGCCCTGACCCTCCTGGCCGTCAGCGCGGCCATGTGGCGCTTCAGTCGGCGCGACCTCTGAGCGTACGGAAGAAGGAGGTGGACGCCCCTGTTCCGGCGTCCACCTCCTTACTTTGGGCCCGGCTCCTAGTTCAGGACCTTCTTCTCGGCGGGCTTGTCGCCCAGGCGGCGCTCGGTCCCGGCCTGGAGACGGCGCACATTGTCGCGGTGCTGCCAGATGAGCAGCCCGGCCAGCACGGCGACGACCAGCGAGAGCCACAGGGGGCGCGCGAGGCTCAGGCTCAGGACCACCGCCGCGACCGCGCCAACGATGCTGCCCGCACTGACGAAGCGGGTGAGCCACATACAGAAGATCGCCACGGCGGCCACGCCCAGCCCGGCCAGCGGGTCGAGCACCGCGATGACGCCGAAACTGGTCGCCACCCCTTTGCCGCCCCGGAACCCCAGAAAGGGGCTGAAGTTGTGCCCCACCACGGCGGCCACCCCGCACAGCGCCGCGACCGGCTCGTCGAGATGCAGGGCGCGGGCGATGACGACCGCCAGCACGCCCTTGAGGATGTCGAAGATCGCCACCGCCAGCGCCGGACCCTTGCCCAGCGAGCGCAGCACGTTGGTCGCGCCGCTGTTGCCGCTGCCCACCTGCCGGATATCCACGCCGCGCGAACGGGCCACCCAGGCCGCTGCCGGCACGGCTCCTATGACATAGGCGATCAGAACCGCGAGCACGGCGAACAGGGACACGCCTCCGATTGTCGCACAACCGCTTTGCACCGCCTCCAAACCGCGTCCGGGCGGCGCGGAACGCCGGAAAAGCCCCGGACGCTCCCCACTGCACAAATGCTCTAGGCTGCCGGGCGACATGTCCGCCTCCACTCCCGGCCCCCAGCTCCTCGACCATCTGGGAATCGCCACGCCCGACCTCGACACCGGCTCCGCGCCCTACCTCGCCCTGGGCCTGCGCGCCGAGGGCCCCGACGAGGAGGTCGCGCACCAGGGCGTGCGGGTGCGGGCCTTCCGGGTGGGCGACACCCTGATCGAGCTGCTCGCCCCCACCCGGCCGGACAGCGCGGTCGCGGCCTTTCTGGAGCGCCGGGGGCCGGGACTGCACCATGCGGCCTACCGCGTGCCCGACCTGGACGCCGAGGTCGCTCGCCTGGGTGCCCAGGGCGCGCCCTTCCTGGGTCCGGTGGCGGCCGGGCGGGCAGGTACGCGGGTCGCCTTCCTGCACCCGCGCTGGGGGCAGGGCACCCTGATCGAGCTGGTCGAACATCCGCACGTGGTCCCCGGTACGGAAGGACCGGCCGGGTCTTGACCCCGCGCAACCCCTGCGCCGCGCCCGGCTGGTGGATTCCCGCACTGGC encodes:
- the plsY gene encoding glycerol-3-phosphate 1-O-acyltransferase PlsY, giving the protein MSLFAVLAVLIAYVIGAVPAAAWVARSRGVDIRQVGSGNSGATNVLRSLGKGPALAVAIFDILKGVLAVVIARALHLDEPVAALCGVAAVVGHNFSPFLGFRGGKGVATSFGVIAVLDPLAGLGVAAVAIFCMWLTRFVSAGSIVGAVAAVVLSLSLARPLWLSLVVAVLAGLLIWQHRDNVRRLQAGTERRLGDKPAEKKVLN
- a CDS encoding GTP-binding protein, whose translation is MSTINFAAREINCKIVYYGPGMCGKTTNLKYVFGRVPGHQRGEMVSLATEDERTLFFDFLPLDLGSVQGFKTRFHLYTVPGQVFYNASRKLILRGVDGIVFVADSSPNRLRANAESMRNLRENLQEHGIDIRDVPIVLQVNKRDVPGALPVDMIRAVIDPKRELPMYESSASQGVGVFETLKGVSRLVLDRLAQPK
- a CDS encoding ABC transporter permease, with product MRSALLIAELSLREATRKRLVSVLLILSALFVGFYLYGVFRLNAQLDDRAAAAGLDGRNLNSLSNAGVMYATLFGMYLVFFLGALMSVLATVSAVSGDIESGVMQSVLARPVGRAGLVLGRWLGFTVVNVGYVALLSAAILGGIYAITGYLPPEPLPAVGLILLAVTLLTGLTVLGSTLFTTLANGIGVFVLYGVGFTGGILGSIGSVADSPTLATLGRFANALMPTNALWLGASYHLQPDILRQLGAAARGTNPFVGSAPTPTGLLVWAAALTLLAVSAAMWRFSRRDL
- a CDS encoding putative bifunctional diguanylate cyclase/phosphodiesterase codes for the protein MPRPHLSTDLELSLQEVLDLLRERRVLFWHAEVGQPRVMLYIDDAHLGKWDAGVLWAGLSREDGALLDASLRQVVEEGGCFDVEYPLTYAPGEQRWCHFSGFCPPPEMHLGGPTRLMGLIRDVTAQTTSYARSLEQADLLRGLCEQSMVGITIKDLEGRFILNNSALNSYADRPADSDDLTGQDSTQMFPPELMALVERLDHEALSTGRAAVGEIDLMLAGRPMSLRMSKQPFWRGGEVVGTVSFTTDVTERRVLERRLLEHSAELEARVRERTAELQAINDHLRHTAMHDTLTGLPNRAQLQQWFAERRAGWSADGSAGPDEAQDGLPLLTLLMVDLDHFKRINDRFGHGGGDLLLQQLAGRLRRGLPPGAPLCRLSGDEFVVLLGGVSPAQARQLAETLMAELLRPFTLGGRAVQVGLSIGVTHAWTAGCELRDLLDEADMAMYTGKRSGRGGVRVFEPWMRARQSLLQDLEDDLPGAAERGELSVMFQPVVALGGAGEVPGVEALVRWQHPRYGLIQPDEFISMAEAQGSVKCIDLWVLREAARQVWPLIRAGRVRTLAVNFSAQHFAGNGFPGQLRATLEETGLPPSALVVEITESLFMEDHRRANVLLRDLLRDGVGVAADDFGRGYSSLAKLQHLPLSMLKVDRAFVATSAQFPGIVRSIVEMARSLNLTVVAEGIETPAQLDALRDLGCGYGQGYHLARPMDAPALSAWLAARLDPA
- a CDS encoding VOC family protein, coding for MSASTPGPQLLDHLGIATPDLDTGSAPYLALGLRAEGPDEEVAHQGVRVRAFRVGDTLIELLAPTRPDSAVAAFLERRGPGLHHAAYRVPDLDAEVARLGAQGAPFLGPVAAGRAGTRVAFLHPRWGQGTLIELVEHPHVVPGTEGPAGS
- a CDS encoding aldo/keto reductase family protein, which gives rise to MEYRNLGKSGLKVSEVALGGWETYGVNVNEGQMVREIVTKAYDLGVNFFDQADVYARGKSEELMGAVLREFPRNTLVISSKVFWPMSDHVNDRGLSRKHVLESIDGSLKRLGTDYLDIYFAHRYDPDVPMEEIVMAFDQVIRDGKALYWGTSMWPAARIAQAVEFAKAHGLHAPVTEQPEYSMIRRERVEGEILPYTEGAGVGLVVWSPLAMGLLTGKYDEGKPEGARLTEKDNWGKNFLTDENIAKVRDLKPIADGLGITRAQLALAWILRQKGVSSVITGATKVSQIEDTVKAAGVRLSEGDIQKIEEILKR
- a CDS encoding roadblock/LC7 domain-containing protein, with product MIEPSLDLYGDAFARVDQHLEELLAATGVRYCLLVDRKGFVLSHKEALWAPRPPALDSVATLVASNAAATAALANMLGERTFSEQTHQGENGTLYVESVGDQALLTLIFDSSVALGKVKVYARKTIPKIGEILDELADAPQPELGDDFSKGASALLDDLLG
- a CDS encoding phosphodiester glycosidase family protein, with product MTAGGTTGRKAALLALMLGLLGAAQARTVAVGGVAQAPAVDSRLLAGGEALAVWTLPRLGVSVRNDPRDLRLLYGARELRYAPGGGGQGGGWRAVGLRVPAGLAAPQSVNGSLYVPLAALRALGVRVLSEAPDVLDFAAPALVPAATLPPSPDLATATATAAPPAPSASPAPARPSTPAPVTAAPAPTSAPASPAPGSSPVTAAPAAATTLSTVRIGRELHRNVEVQRVVLELSAAAAYTVTRDRSGLSLTLAGVAATPVHQTLNSGDTLSVTPGSGGVAVRLNTGGGSSEVFTLDNPARVVIDTTTQLDTRVPPPIDPEALPPGVTYRNKGYLHLLSFDPALYQPRVVSAPAGRALGLSALVGSVRGVAGVNGGYFDPATALPVDLVVSGGLMTAPSLEKRATVGFTATGATLVGYPRPRYVLSGPFGSVTVNTVGPRARADLLTAFVGDGRTAVGADGLTTLYVVPGAGTVASALSGRVTPPAGTLALTFDPSRYPQLPRAAGATLNAALAWRAEDAPWDSAQDALSAGPLLVQGGQVALNPAREQFNTSAGIWRATRQVALGTLNGQPTIAYFEHGTPEAFAAALAASGVRDAVRMDSGSSAAAYVTGGYGNLGGYLNTVWGQNVPNAVVFVPRAAAMAQAGKAP
- the mqnP gene encoding menaquinone biosynthesis prenyltransferase MqnP; its protein translation is MSATGRIKTYLELVKFEHTVFALPFAYAGMLLASMSARGTGWPGWHTLIWVTVAMAAARTAAMGANRVIDRFIDARNPRTAGREVPSGKVSPAQAWTLVGLSVVVLAFAAAQLNPLCLVLLPLALVFLIGYPYTKRYTWLCHVWLGITDGAAAAGGWIAVTGHFDPPAWALWAVVIFWMVGLDVIYATMDYRFDLANGVKSIPARFGIPRALKIAAVSHALTFALLLLVGVLSGASFWYYLAALAMGGILFYEHRIVNPDDLTRANVAFFDANMWLALTMLAGVVADVAWRTLT
- a CDS encoding ABC transporter ATP-binding protein: MNAIETRELRKVYRGRAVVDGLSLTVGEGEVFGFLGPNGAGKSTTVKMLLGLVLPSGGELRVLGGSPADPDVRARLGFLPEQFRFQTWMTGEEFLNFHGRLAGLSAAERRTRIPQVLETVGLGGRGRETLSGYSKGMLQRVGLAGAILARPRLVFLDEPTSALDPIGRVEVREIIESLRGQGVAVFLNSHLLSEVEQVCDRVAFVKQGRVLRGGTMRELMGGVVPVDLRLDRLPDGLQERLARLGEVRHIDTALHSRVGIELWLDREDGVPAVADAIHASGARLYALTPRRPDLETMFLELIEDAPRPPEPARAQEAHRA